In the Salvelinus fontinalis isolate EN_2023a unplaced genomic scaffold, ASM2944872v1 scaffold_1598, whole genome shotgun sequence genome, AAGGACTACTTCATTTAATTATAATTGTTTTGCTACCTAATCATtcaaacactgagctgtactttaCTCACACTTCATATCCATGTTTATGGTCCTAGACCTGTCTGTCCCCATCTCATTCTGGGCCTCACAGTAGTACTCTCCAGTGTCAGGTGACTGGATTTGATTGAAGACATGCTGTGGTCCTGTCTTACTCTGATATTCAGCTCCATTCTTCTTGTACCACCAGTTGTAACTCTGcacaggtgggttggcatcactgctgcaggtcagagtcactgaactgccctccactatttcaccagagggactgactgacactgtGGTCTTTGGTTTATCTGATGTAAAATACCAAACATTTTGTCAAAGTAATATTATCAATGAGTAAAACAATAATTTTGTCTAAAATGATTGATAAAGTAAGACCTTTCTCTTTTGCCTGAATACATGATACTTGCTGAGTAGAATACTGtactattgtactgtactcacacactgcaggagagCTGAGGTCCTCATGGCCTTTTACAGCACAGTAGTAGCTGTCTACAGCATTAGGGAGGACTAAATAGAGGGACGTCTTCTCAGTTACAACCTGTCCATTCTTAtaccagatgtaggtggggttggggttgtcagtcagagtacaggtggtgctacaggtcagtgtcttctgtccctctgcagcaggagTCACCTTCACCTGCAGACCTGAAACAATATGTATAAAACCACATACACCTCTGTGTTAACAGGATGGTTAATATATTTTCTCCTGTAATTCAATATGATGTAAAGTTGTATCATACAGTGTAGTATTACCTGTGACAGACAGACTTGTTCCTGGGAAACTATGACCCCATTCAAAGTAGTATGTTTTAAAAGTGAAGCGATACTCAGCTGAGTCCTCCTCTCTCAGATCTGTGATTCTCAGGGTGTTGGGACCTCTGTATGTTCCAGTGTACTCCACACGACCTGCATACCCTGGGTCTCTGGTTAGGTCTTCAGGGGTCGACTTGTTACTCCTAAACCAGAATGACGATGTGGTGGAATAATaaccaacataagtacaggatatGTCCACTGTTGACCCCTTCAAGACACAGATTGTCCTCTTGGTGTAAGTCACTCTGCTGCATCTCTGACCATCAACACCTGAAACATAATGACAAGAGGGCATGATTTACACAGTAGAATATCGAGCTTCAGTAATCGTGTGATACAGTTTTGTTAGACAACTCTGAAGCTGTttagcagacagaataattataTCTGAAAAGTTATACTAGAATACTGAGTTTAATTCATactcacacactgcaggagagtGGAGATCCTCATGGCCTTTTACAGCACAGGAGTAGCTGTCCTTATCATTAGGGGGGACTGAATAGGTGGAAGTCTTCTCAGTTACTACCTGTCCGTTCTTGTACCAGGTGTAGGGGTTACCAGTCAGAATACAGGTggtggtgctacaggtcagtatCTTCCACTGTGACCAATGTGAAGGAGTCACCTTCACCTGCAGAGCTGTAGTAGATAAAAACATTAAAACCCTGCATCACCTGTTCTCTAGATTAATCACATGATGCAATACATTCTCAAACTCATTTAATTCTTAAATCTGTTTCATATATACAAATCCAACTTCTAGACCTAGATGGACAGTAGATATTAATTGAACAGACTAGCAGTATAAAGCATGTAACTGTACCTGTTACAGACAGAGTGACTCCAGGATCACCATAATATCTCCCTTCAGTCTGATCTGTTATAAAGCTGAACTTGTACGtagctgagtctctctctctcaggtctgtgattcTCAGGGTACAGTCTTTCTTCTTATCCCCATGATACTCCAGACGACCTGCATACTCTGGGTCCTGACCTAGATCTTTAGGTTCTACACCAGTCTCCCATTCAGTGAACCAGAAGGTTGTTGTGACTGTATAACCTCTGGGATATGTGTAAGAGCAGGACATCTCCACTGTTGACCCCTTCAAGGCACAGATACTCTGAGTGGTGTAAGTCACACTCCAGCCATCCTGACCCAGTACCACTGAAACACAGTCACACAACACAAGGGTCTTACATTAAGCCAATGCCAATTGGCTCACACTAACAGTAGAGGCTTTGTCCATACTTTGTTGCCATAGTTGCTGAGTTGAGTGTGATTGGAAAACACATAAGCATCATTCAGTAAGGTAAGTGAGGTGTGAAAGATAACTACTGAAGTGAACTGGAGACGcctaacagaacacaacagaataatAAAACACAAATGTAATTTTAATATTTTACAAAAGTCTGTAgattgacaaacatatcaagtaATGAATGAGACCATACCTGTCACAGACCAGAGAAAGACCACCAACACACTTCCTGCTGTTCTCAAGGCCATTGTTGCATCTCCCACCCTGCAGTCttagaaacataaacaacaactcactctatagctggtgaataactccaCCTGATACATTGAAGTATAAACTGTAAATGGGGTACAGGGCCTCATCACTGAA is a window encoding:
- the LOC129849640 gene encoding B-cell receptor CD22-like encodes the protein MALRTAGSVLVVFLWSVTVVLGQDGWSVTYTTQSICALKGSTVEMSCSYTYPRGYTVTTTFWFTEWETGVEPKDLGQDPEYAGRLEYHGDKKKDCTLRITDLRERDSATYKFSFITDQTEGRYYGDPGVTLSVTALQVKVTPSHWSQWKILTCSTTTCILTGNPYTWYKNGQVVTEKTSTYSVPPNDKDSYSCAVKGHEDLHSPAVCVDGQRCSRVTYTKRTICVLKGSTVDISCTYVGYYSTTSSFWFRSNKSTPEDLTRDPGYAGRVEYTGTYRGPNTLRITDLREEDSAEYRFTFKTYYFEWGHSFPGTSLSVTGLQVKVTPAAEGQKTLTCSTTCTLTDNPNPTYIWYKNGQVVTEKTSLYLVLPNAVDSYYCAVKGHEDLSSPAVYKPKTTVSVSPSGEIVEGSSVTLTCSSDANPPVQSYNWWYKKNGAEYQSKTGPQHVFNQIQSPDTGEYYCEAQNEMGTDRSRTINMDMKYDPKNTSVSVSPSGEIVEGSSVTLTCSSDANPPVDKYTWYKKNVTSAKASGQSYSITNISSEDKGEYYCEAQNGRGSMNSTALMIIVAGKQTSVLTAAVGIIVVVLVLILCLSGLMWFRRCTGGSDATADTQSVHPDCNSDTYTSLNMRTTSPDYDTLASVHPDPTSDPNSDMYTPLNMKTRSPEYDTLANVRGISH